Below is a window of Cytophaga hutchinsonii ATCC 33406 DNA.
TTAATAAGATACGACGCGTTTCATTGCCGTATCATTTATTGAGACGAAAGCATATAATATTTTTAGATGTATTTTTTAACTGACAGCAACACCCATGCCACAGGAGCATACAAATAATAGTACGGATCAACTTCTTTCAGTACCGTTAAATATTCTTTAACAATCTTTCCATAGCCATAGTTAAGCGCCTGTCTGGTCTCATAGCGGCAACGTACTACAAGAGCTTTCTTTTCTGATTCGGTAGAACATAGCCACCATGCCTTTTTACAAACCACCAGCGTAGAAGCAAACATGCGTTCCTGGTTTTTTTTATAAAACAAACCGGATAACGAATCCGGCGTAAGGCGTTTGGCAGATAAGATTTCCGGCAAATACACATAGTTAAAAAGTCTGGACGAACGGATCCAGAAATCAAAGTCTTCATAGGCTAACTGTTCATCGTATCCATTCAGTTTATCGAAAACAGTTCTGCGAGCCAGCATGCTCACCGGATTGATGTAATACCTGCTCAATACAGCTTCAAACACCTCACCTTCCGGAATGGCTGTTCTATGCAAAGGATGATAATACGCCGGATAATGCGTTTGAAGCAGATTGCCTTTTTTATCCATAATATCAACATTGGTAAACACCACGCCAACGTTATCAGCTGCCGCTTCTAATACGTTAACTTGTTTTTTGATTCGATCCGGATACAATATGTCGTCTAAAGCAAAATCAACAATATATTTCCCCTTCGCTATTTTCAAAGCGCTGTTGAACGAAATACAATTACCCTGATTGATATGGTTTTGAATGAAAACAATATTCTTTCCCTGAATCAATTCCTGAATAATAGCAGCACTTCCATCGGTGCTTGCATCATCTACCAGAATAATTTCTATGTTGGAATACGACTGATTAAATAGAGAGATTAAAGCAGCTTTTATATAAGGAGCGTGATTGTAACTTAAACCAATGATGGTGACTAGCGGCTCTCTTTCAGCATCCATACACGTTTATAATAAAAAAGCATCAGTATTGAATAGACGATGTAACGGATCAGGTTTGCCACCGCCATTACTTCCCAGCTAAAATAATCCGTTCCTAAAATAAAGACAAGAATAAATACGACACCGGAAATAATTTCAAATAAAATAAAACGACGCGTATCGGAAGAAGCCATCAGCAAATAGCCGCCTACCCACGACAAACAACGCAGCCAATCGCCGATCAGGATCAATAAGAAGTATTTATCTGCCTGTATGAATTCTTCTGAAAATAAAATCTGAAATAATAATCCTTTCAGTATAAACATCGCTGCTACACCAATCAATGTAACAGGAGCATACAGCAGCATAAACTTTTTCACATAATTATGTAAGGCTGATTTATCTTTAATGCACTCTGATGCATACGGATAAAAGATGGTTGATAGAAATGCACCACATAAAAATACAAACGCTTGTGAGATCTTCACCGCCGATTGCCACAAGCCGGTTTCATACGGACCGATTAAATCAAAGGCAATTTCACGAACAATATAATCCAGCAACTTGCCGGAAATGAGCGATACAGCCCCCATGATGATAAGCGGCATAAAATAATCCTTACCATCAAACAGATCTTTTACATCGTTCCAGGAGTAATGAAACTTTCTGTAAACGGTAAGGCACATGTATATGAACACCGGAAAGTTCGATAACGTAACGGCTAAAATAATCCAGTATAAAGAATGTGAAACATTAAAGTATACACAACAGAACATACCAATCACCGATGTAATGCCCAATAAAAAAGTATAAACGGCATAGCGTTTCAGCTTATGGCGTGCTACCATCCACGAAGATGCCAGTAAATTCAATACAAAAAGAAAAAAAGAAACACCGATCAGCAAAGAAGCTTTCCAGTCAACGAATAATTCTTCCAGCGGCGATTCGGCCCAATACATGTATACAAGCAGACACACCCATTGCATTAAAAATATAATAACGTTCCATACAACCGTATGAACAATAATTTTTCCTGTATATTTTTTACTGTCCTCTTCCTGCGTCAGCTGATTGATGAACGCTTTATGAATTCCTTCCTGCGGAATGTGCATGAAGAAGGCAACTAAATTCTGATAGTGTGTTAATAAGGATAAACCGATCGGACCAAAATAAACAGATACGATTTTATTGTAGACAAACCCAAAGGCTACGTTTAAAAAGATACTGATTAAAGAAAAAAAGCTGTTCCGGATTTGATTCATACGCAGCAAAGGTACGGATTCAAATCAAAATTATATAATCCGCCTGCAGGCTTGTTTCGCTTAACATAAAAGCCCATAGGTATTTTTCTGAGAATCAATCCCCCCGACATTGCGTTT
It encodes the following:
- a CDS encoding O-antigen translocase, which codes for MNQIRNSFFSLISIFLNVAFGFVYNKIVSVYFGPIGLSLLTHYQNLVAFFMHIPQEGIHKAFINQLTQEEDSKKYTGKIIVHTVVWNVIIFLMQWVCLLVYMYWAESPLEELFVDWKASLLIGVSFFLFVLNLLASSWMVARHKLKRYAVYTFLLGITSVIGMFCCVYFNVSHSLYWIILAVTLSNFPVFIYMCLTVYRKFHYSWNDVKDLFDGKDYFMPLIIMGAVSLISGKLLDYIVREIAFDLIGPYETGLWQSAVKISQAFVFLCGAFLSTIFYPYASECIKDKSALHNYVKKFMLLYAPVTLIGVAAMFILKGLLFQILFSEEFIQADKYFLLILIGDWLRCLSWVGGYLLMASSDTRRFILFEIISGVVFILVFILGTDYFSWEVMAVANLIRYIVYSILMLFYYKRVWMLKESR
- a CDS encoding glycosyltransferase family 2 protein — encoded protein: MDAEREPLVTIIGLSYNHAPYIKAALISLFNQSYSNIEIILVDDASTDGSAAIIQELIQGKNIVFIQNHINQGNCISFNSALKIAKGKYIVDFALDDILYPDRIKKQVNVLEAAADNVGVVFTNVDIMDKKGNLLQTHYPAYYHPLHRTAIPEGEVFEAVLSRYYINPVSMLARRTVFDKLNGYDEQLAYEDFDFWIRSSRLFNYVYLPEILSAKRLTPDSLSGLFYKKNQERMFASTLVVCKKAWWLCSTESEKKALVVRCRYETRQALNYGYGKIVKEYLTVLKEVDPYYYLYAPVAWVLLSVKKYI